A stretch of Natronobacterium texcoconense DNA encodes these proteins:
- a CDS encoding helix-turn-helix domain-containing protein, translated as MMDITLDMEQYDCPFIDTTDDHDVSFTTLHWKFDSHQRELETRMVVEGESRETLESGLSAVQEHHNMCECALFKKRDDTAVIRTVIGETDAMGVIRNNGGYVTGPFHIEDGRERWEVGFDDDETADDALAELEVNNEFDVESRTSVAFDDAADVIEHVGAASELLEGCRSLSAVERETLTVAARKGYFDQPRGATLQMLAEEFDVSDTAVSKNVRRAERKVLRRVVEALESIE; from the coding sequence ATGATGGACATTACCCTGGATATGGAGCAGTACGACTGTCCGTTCATCGATACGACGGACGATCACGACGTGTCGTTTACTACGCTCCACTGGAAGTTCGACTCCCACCAGCGGGAACTCGAGACGCGGATGGTCGTCGAGGGGGAGAGTCGAGAGACACTCGAGTCGGGGCTGTCGGCAGTACAGGAACACCACAACATGTGCGAGTGTGCCCTGTTCAAGAAGCGCGACGATACCGCCGTCATCAGGACTGTTATCGGCGAGACGGATGCGATGGGCGTCATCCGGAACAATGGGGGGTACGTCACCGGTCCCTTCCACATCGAAGACGGTCGCGAACGCTGGGAGGTCGGGTTCGACGACGACGAGACGGCCGACGACGCGCTGGCCGAACTCGAGGTCAACAACGAGTTCGACGTCGAATCGCGGACCTCAGTCGCGTTCGACGACGCCGCCGACGTGATCGAACACGTCGGAGCGGCGAGCGAACTGCTCGAGGGCTGTCGCTCGCTCTCGGCGGTCGAACGCGAGACGCTGACGGTGGCGGCACGGAAGGGCTACTTCGACCAGCCGCGTGGCGCGACCCTGCAGATGCTCGCCGAGGAGTTCGACGTCTCCGATACGGCGGTCTCGAAGAACGTCCGCCGGGCCGAACGGAAGGTGCTTCGACGGGTCGTAGAGGCACTCGAGTCGATCGAGTAG
- the cmk gene encoding (d)CMP kinase, with translation MLLTVSGPPGSGKSTTAELLADAFDLDHVSGGDIFRELAEERGYTPLEFNKLAEENDQIDRDLDRRLREIAVEEDDLVLESRLAGWLAGEQADFRFWLDAPARVRGERIAEREGKDPERATEETRAREASEAQRYEEYYGIDIQDLGIYDLSVNTARWEPDAVLDMLVTAVGEYDTDGDEGKAQVDLEYEF, from the coding sequence ATGTTACTTACCGTCTCCGGCCCGCCGGGAAGCGGGAAGAGCACGACTGCGGAGTTGCTCGCCGATGCGTTCGATCTCGACCACGTCAGCGGCGGCGACATCTTCCGCGAGTTGGCCGAGGAACGCGGCTATACGCCCCTCGAGTTCAACAAACTCGCGGAGGAGAACGACCAAATCGACCGTGACCTCGATCGTCGCCTGCGCGAGATCGCCGTCGAGGAGGACGACCTCGTCCTCGAGTCACGACTCGCCGGCTGGCTAGCTGGCGAGCAGGCCGACTTTCGGTTCTGGCTCGACGCACCGGCCCGCGTCCGTGGCGAACGGATCGCCGAGCGAGAGGGGAAAGACCCCGAACGGGCGACCGAGGAGACCCGTGCTCGCGAGGCCAGTGAAGCCCAGCGATACGAGGAGTACTACGGGATCGACATTCAGGATCTGGGAATCTACGATCTCTCGGTCAACACCGCTCGCTGGGAACCCGATGCGGTGCTCGACATGCTCGTCACCGCCGTCGGCGAGTACGACACCGACGGCGACGAAGGGAAGGCACAGGTCGACCTCGAGTACGAGTTCTGA
- a CDS encoding DUF7289 family protein, translated as MGFRPRGETTMRAQSAIIGVVILIGMVSLVSVSIFLVAGDTVTSIQQEAEQERVESAFVELGQQMQTASSTTDVSRGLDLEIGQDGAVVREESGVISVSSEALDDDAIDDLTIGTVEYENDDGTKIAYEAGAVFRETGNETQVISAPSIHYDAVTDTLTLPVVTATGEERLNAGNVQFSHVRTESFQEAAVVENESVTITIESDYYRGWESFFENQAGDSSVRNVDHANRTIDVRVGYIDAEETFEDGILVSEYVDGFDNADVDDGDIEGGSAPELDSVIQEMVDDIEDGEKEHTPLSTEDDPISESGTYWRSDELRIEDELTFDISSGNTTLIVDDDIVVEDDLVADAGGSDHELKIYTTGNFDLHDGNVSVTDGNASQLQLYGTSETHVGIQSSSYEGTIYAPRDEPWGDTENEVFDPGCTEQVCMQASVDFTGAVATSSANIHSASVTFEYDSSLEDNDIQLYPDTYSLPPQLTYLNVAHYEVDVENSSR; from the coding sequence ATGGGTTTCCGACCTCGAGGGGAGACGACGATGCGAGCCCAGTCCGCTATCATCGGCGTGGTCATTTTGATCGGTATGGTTTCACTTGTTAGCGTGAGTATCTTTCTCGTCGCCGGTGATACTGTCACCAGTATTCAGCAGGAGGCCGAACAGGAACGCGTCGAGAGTGCGTTCGTCGAACTGGGCCAGCAGATGCAGACCGCGTCGTCGACGACTGACGTCTCGAGAGGACTGGATCTCGAGATCGGACAGGACGGTGCGGTCGTCCGGGAGGAATCCGGCGTCATATCGGTGTCCTCGGAGGCGCTCGACGACGATGCGATCGACGATCTGACGATCGGAACGGTGGAGTACGAGAACGACGACGGGACGAAAATCGCTTACGAGGCGGGCGCGGTGTTTCGGGAAACGGGCAACGAAACGCAGGTTATCTCGGCGCCGTCGATACATTACGACGCGGTCACCGACACGCTCACGCTGCCGGTCGTGACCGCGACCGGCGAAGAGCGGCTCAACGCGGGTAACGTACAGTTTTCCCACGTACGGACGGAGTCCTTTCAGGAGGCTGCAGTCGTCGAAAACGAGAGCGTCACCATCACCATCGAGAGCGACTACTATCGCGGCTGGGAGTCGTTCTTCGAGAATCAGGCGGGCGATAGCTCGGTTCGAAACGTCGACCACGCGAACCGGACGATCGACGTTCGTGTCGGCTACATCGACGCCGAAGAGACGTTCGAAGACGGCATCCTCGTCTCCGAATACGTCGACGGATTCGACAACGCGGACGTCGACGACGGCGATATCGAAGGCGGATCCGCTCCTGAACTCGATTCGGTAATCCAGGAGATGGTCGACGATATCGAGGACGGCGAGAAAGAGCACACACCGCTGTCGACCGAAGATGATCCGATATCCGAAAGTGGAACGTACTGGCGGTCCGACGAGCTACGAATCGAGGACGAACTGACGTTCGACATCTCGAGCGGAAATACGACGCTGATCGTCGACGACGACATCGTCGTCGAGGACGACCTCGTCGCCGATGCGGGCGGGTCGGACCACGAACTGAAGATCTACACGACTGGCAACTTCGACCTTCACGACGGCAACGTCTCCGTGACGGACGGCAACGCGTCGCAGTTACAGCTGTACGGAACGTCCGAAACACACGTCGGCATCCAGTCGTCCAGCTACGAGGGAACGATCTATGCGCCACGCGACGAGCCGTGGGGTGACACCGAAAACGAGGTCTTCGATCCCGGCTGTACGGAGCAGGTCTGTATGCAAGCGAGCGTCGACTTCACCGGCGCTGTCGCGACGTCGTCGGCCAACATCCACTCGGCGTCCGTGACCTTCGAGTACGATTCCTCGCTCGAGGACAACGATATTCAGCTCTATCCGGATACCTACTCTCTGCCCCCGCAGCTAACGTATCTCAACGTCGCCCATTACGAAGTCGACGTCGAAAACAGCAGTCGATAG
- a CDS encoding DUF7289 family protein, with amino-acid sequence MIGGASSVPGNAPDDRGVSPQIGFVLLVGMVIVGATLLAVTGWVLLDSLESESQAELTRSTIEVTDHGIATAASSGQMQTIPWEDANYRDDGEAYIVWHNGSVTGSNETVTIETIGAIEYELSDRTIAYQSGASWEVADGETRVVSSPNIGYDDDILQLHFTTLSQDAVSGTEAVVEPNPDSTLSDEIAIAADNATSEGYNDLTLVVESDYHDGWQTHLESAFGADNVTSNADTPFIDGADGVVEVTIENATETEPPKFLVTDDHGLTNDDLPGTNRFVDRADTALNVSADIRNNGDESDSQNVTFTVLDVDSVESDPKNVTRGGGEETAANLSIPPERHDNLTYGERHEYTVATEDDELDKPGSFYYAKQEDPYLNVSNPRVDGELAEDPNDPVNATGEHVTVEVDVHNLGAHNASESELELELESDSADWSGTNASTIDRTYGENATASWTFNRSLLPQGDLTATVDVIDDGNEVSGYLSIDDGIDPDSDEVNLPSNTEVNVSIVGVEMSNSNPLDCRNCRNAYVPDKTDGNFTTDGDGMTYSFDASSPDGSDDELEKSDEGGWVSPDGTEPEPSWECVDPGWFGGCNEHDYVWSWDTNELVWNEGSGYELTWEGDSGGIGSSPGNWQWDGPIERGSAPSDEIELLVDGYEIEWLPARADIVLQPVDEKNDPAGEPETIETEWSDTNLNRFDEPRPIYSHSFTTDERVSLMIDAASYSHPFCGGYGEQTVTDTYNGAIYDHIECTDEAVSGGNELVDLTADTETNETNVRVLGEEDTAIPELDPGVDRQEAVDDLLERPGVDVPVDENGELNLEENEFIFAFTLTHHPEQNNENPHLPGGESITPDEYWDIAHSQAGDPNFNDMIAHVEITPGSGTAGEDPELDVIDIGDETGSIEPIDTGDGSSPDQSGYDPDQVDVRSDEIIIG; translated from the coding sequence ATGATTGGCGGAGCCAGTAGCGTACCCGGCAACGCACCGGACGACCGGGGTGTCTCCCCACAGATCGGCTTCGTGTTGCTGGTTGGAATGGTAATCGTGGGCGCGACGTTGCTCGCAGTCACCGGCTGGGTCCTGCTGGACTCCCTCGAGTCCGAAAGTCAGGCGGAACTGACGCGGTCGACTATCGAGGTGACCGATCACGGGATCGCGACTGCGGCATCGAGCGGACAGATGCAGACGATCCCGTGGGAGGATGCAAACTATAGGGACGACGGAGAGGCCTACATCGTCTGGCACAATGGATCAGTTACTGGCTCCAACGAGACTGTTACCATCGAGACGATCGGTGCGATCGAGTACGAACTCTCGGACCGAACGATCGCCTACCAGAGCGGCGCGAGCTGGGAAGTAGCCGACGGCGAGACCCGCGTCGTCTCGTCTCCGAATATCGGATACGACGACGATATCCTCCAGCTTCACTTTACTACTCTCAGCCAGGACGCCGTAAGCGGGACCGAAGCGGTCGTCGAGCCGAACCCCGATAGTACGCTTTCCGACGAGATAGCGATCGCCGCCGACAACGCGACCAGCGAGGGATACAACGATCTGACGCTGGTCGTCGAAAGCGACTACCACGACGGCTGGCAGACACATCTCGAGTCGGCGTTCGGTGCGGACAACGTAACGTCGAACGCCGATACGCCGTTTATCGACGGAGCGGACGGCGTCGTCGAAGTCACAATCGAGAACGCCACCGAGACGGAGCCACCGAAGTTTCTCGTGACCGACGATCACGGACTTACGAACGACGACCTGCCTGGGACGAACCGCTTCGTCGACCGAGCCGATACAGCGTTGAACGTCAGTGCCGACATCAGAAACAACGGCGACGAGAGCGATTCACAGAACGTTACGTTCACGGTTCTAGACGTTGACTCTGTCGAATCGGATCCGAAAAACGTCACCCGTGGTGGTGGCGAAGAGACGGCGGCGAACCTGTCTATCCCACCAGAAAGACACGACAATCTAACGTACGGCGAACGACACGAATACACCGTCGCGACCGAAGACGACGAGCTCGACAAACCGGGTAGTTTCTACTACGCAAAACAGGAAGATCCGTACCTCAACGTTTCTAACCCAAGAGTAGATGGGGAACTAGCAGAGGATCCGAACGACCCCGTCAACGCAACCGGCGAGCACGTGACGGTCGAGGTCGACGTACACAACCTGGGCGCACACAACGCATCGGAGTCGGAACTCGAGCTCGAACTCGAGTCCGACAGTGCCGACTGGTCCGGGACCAACGCGTCGACGATCGATCGGACGTACGGTGAGAACGCGACTGCAAGCTGGACGTTCAATCGCAGCCTGCTTCCGCAGGGCGATCTCACTGCAACGGTCGATGTGATCGACGACGGAAACGAGGTGAGTGGCTATCTCAGTATCGATGACGGGATCGATCCCGACTCCGACGAAGTGAATCTCCCGTCGAACACCGAGGTGAACGTCTCGATCGTCGGCGTCGAAATGTCGAACAGTAATCCATTGGACTGTCGTAACTGTCGCAACGCATACGTGCCCGACAAAACGGACGGGAACTTCACGACAGACGGGGACGGAATGACGTACAGTTTCGACGCATCTTCGCCGGATGGTTCCGACGACGAACTCGAGAAATCGGACGAGGGTGGATGGGTTTCGCCGGATGGGACCGAACCGGAACCGTCGTGGGAGTGTGTCGATCCGGGCTGGTTCGGCGGTTGTAACGAGCACGATTACGTCTGGTCGTGGGATACCAACGAACTCGTCTGGAACGAGGGTTCGGGATATGAACTGACCTGGGAGGGCGACTCCGGTGGAATCGGTAGTTCGCCCGGGAACTGGCAGTGGGACGGTCCGATAGAACGCGGATCAGCACCGAGCGACGAGATCGAACTGCTCGTCGACGGGTACGAGATCGAGTGGCTACCGGCACGGGCCGACATCGTATTGCAACCCGTCGACGAGAAAAACGATCCTGCCGGGGAACCGGAAACGATCGAAACCGAGTGGAGTGATACGAATCTCAACCGGTTCGACGAACCGAGGCCCATCTACAGTCACAGTTTTACGACCGACGAACGGGTGAGTCTCATGATCGATGCAGCGTCGTACAGTCACCCGTTCTGTGGCGGGTACGGCGAACAGACGGTGACGGACACCTACAACGGAGCCATCTACGACCACATCGAGTGTACCGACGAAGCTGTAAGCGGCGGAAACGAGTTGGTCGACCTCACCGCCGACACTGAAACGAACGAAACCAATGTTCGTGTGTTAGGCGAAGAGGACACGGCGATCCCCGAACTCGATCCGGGCGTCGACAGGCAGGAAGCGGTCGACGATCTGCTCGAGCGGCCTGGTGTCGACGTTCCAGTCGACGAAAACGGCGAACTGAATCTCGAAGAAAACGAGTTCATCTTCGCGTTTACGCTCACACATCATCCAGAACAGAACAACGAAAATCCACACCTTCCGGGCGGAGAATCGATTACACCGGACGAGTACTGGGACATAGCACACTCTCAAGCAGGCGATCCAAACTTCAACGATATGATCGCACACGTCGAGATCACACCCGGTAGTGGGACCGCCGGCGAAGATCCGGAACTCGACGTCATCGACATTGGTGACGAAACAGGATCGATAGAGCCGATAGATACCGGTGACGGGTCTAGTCCAGATCAGTCCGGGTACGATCCCGATCAGGTCGACGTTCGATCGGACGAAATAATCATCGGGTGA
- a CDS encoding DUF106 domain-containing protein, which translates to MTRTAEKINVLVREDSSMTDALEAVREAADENGGEIQWGDVNDDLSSGQWGRLIEKGVLVDGDEGFEIADREAYDEALDGDADEISVPDVDIDDEESKWSQWDKMAAVGSVLLMIGYWFDSVRGTVGGTIDLVVGPLDTFLPFYAVILSVALLTGLYSTLLQANLMNPEIIGKYQERMKAMQEKQKDVRERKQEAEERDASEAEIERLEDELEEVREEQMEAMAENLGMFKEQFRPMVWIMLFTIPLFLWMYWKILDGGVSDAELQMIMPIAGDVSLDQGLVGPMWAWIVWYFVCSMGFTQLLRKSLNIDMTPS; encoded by the coding sequence ATGACGCGTACAGCCGAGAAGATCAACGTCCTCGTTCGCGAGGATTCCTCGATGACCGACGCTCTCGAGGCCGTCCGCGAGGCAGCCGACGAGAACGGTGGCGAGATCCAGTGGGGAGACGTCAACGACGACCTGTCGAGCGGTCAGTGGGGTCGGTTGATCGAAAAAGGAGTGTTGGTCGACGGCGACGAGGGGTTCGAGATTGCCGATCGGGAGGCCTACGACGAGGCACTCGACGGTGACGCCGACGAGATTTCGGTTCCCGACGTCGACATCGACGACGAGGAGTCGAAATGGTCACAGTGGGACAAGATGGCGGCCGTCGGTTCCGTCCTGCTGATGATCGGATACTGGTTCGACTCGGTTCGCGGGACGGTCGGCGGTACGATCGACCTCGTCGTCGGTCCGCTCGATACCTTCCTGCCGTTCTACGCCGTGATTCTTTCGGTCGCGCTGTTGACTGGTCTGTACTCGACGCTGCTACAGGCGAACCTGATGAACCCCGAAATCATCGGGAAGTATCAGGAGCGGATGAAGGCCATGCAGGAGAAACAGAAAGACGTCCGCGAGCGCAAGCAGGAGGCCGAGGAACGCGACGCGAGCGAGGCCGAGATCGAACGTCTCGAGGACGAACTCGAGGAAGTTCGCGAAGAGCAGATGGAGGCAATGGCCGAGAACCTCGGGATGTTCAAAGAGCAGTTCCGACCGATGGTCTGGATCATGCTGTTTACCATCCCGCTGTTCCTGTGGATGTACTGGAAGATCCTCGACGGCGGCGTCAGTGACGCCGAGTTACAGATGATCATGCCGATCGCTGGCGACGTGTCGCTCGATCAGGGGCTGGTCGGACCGATGTGGGCCTGGATCGTCTGGTACTTCGTCTGTTCGATGGGCTTTACGCAGTTGCTGCGCAAGTCGCTGAACATCGATATGACGCCGAGCTAA
- a CDS encoding AMP-binding protein, whose product MNWGTDPYEWVGDWSGRRAALSPDRTAVVDETVGEAYTYGDLENRANATARLLESVGVGEGDRVAVVSRNRVEPFDLFFATGKLGAILAPLSYRLAPPELGELLDLVQPRLLVIESPFVERVEHALARADVDPVVVELAGDEIAGGWELFAENVPDDESPVETARTSLSDPHLLLHTGGSTGTPKETTVTHGSIYWNSFNTITAWGLRDDDVAPMVFPLFHTGGWNVLTLPFFNMGGTLLVDREVEPDRVLEQIDRHGATVLVAVPAVLRTMARHDAWEGTDLSTLRFVKSGGGPCRDAIVRAWRERGVEFSQGYGLTECGPNNFAMPDEWEPEKVASVGKPVMCADVRVVDDEGRPLESGEIGELELAGPHAATEYWGDSGAGEETFEDGWVSTGDLARRDEDGFYHIEGRKKNMFVSGGENVYPPEVEDEIADHPAVSEAIVIGVPDDQWGTVGKAVVELADDVSFTLEDLEVHLDGRLARFKIPKYLAFVDEMPTSGPSKLDRTAIKERFGEQSE is encoded by the coding sequence ATGAACTGGGGAACGGACCCCTACGAGTGGGTCGGTGACTGGAGTGGACGGCGTGCGGCGCTCTCGCCGGATCGCACCGCCGTCGTTGACGAAACGGTCGGCGAAGCATACACGTACGGTGATCTGGAGAACCGTGCCAACGCGACGGCGCGGCTGCTCGAGTCCGTCGGCGTCGGCGAGGGCGACCGCGTCGCGGTCGTCTCCCGGAATCGGGTCGAGCCGTTCGACCTCTTCTTCGCGACGGGAAAGCTTGGAGCGATCCTCGCGCCGCTTTCCTACCGGCTGGCACCGCCGGAACTCGGGGAGTTGCTCGACCTCGTCCAACCCCGATTGCTGGTCATCGAGTCGCCGTTCGTCGAGCGCGTCGAGCACGCCCTGGCACGTGCCGATGTCGATCCAGTCGTCGTCGAGCTAGCTGGCGACGAGATCGCAGGTGGCTGGGAGTTGTTCGCGGAGAACGTCCCGGACGACGAGTCACCGGTCGAGACGGCCCGCACGTCGCTGTCGGATCCACACCTCCTGTTGCACACGGGTGGTTCGACGGGGACGCCCAAGGAGACCACGGTCACTCACGGCTCGATCTACTGGAACTCGTTCAACACGATTACAGCGTGGGGGCTTCGCGACGACGACGTCGCGCCGATGGTGTTCCCGCTGTTCCACACCGGCGGCTGGAACGTGCTTACGCTCCCGTTTTTCAACATGGGTGGAACGCTGCTCGTCGACCGGGAGGTCGAGCCGGATCGCGTCTTGGAACAGATCGACCGCCACGGTGCGACCGTTCTGGTCGCAGTTCCGGCAGTCCTGCGGACGATGGCCCGCCACGACGCCTGGGAGGGGACGGATCTCTCGACGCTGCGATTCGTCAAGAGCGGCGGCGGCCCCTGTCGTGATGCCATCGTGCGTGCGTGGCGCGAGCGCGGCGTCGAGTTCTCCCAGGGCTATGGCCTGACCGAGTGTGGGCCGAACAACTTCGCGATGCCGGACGAGTGGGAACCCGAGAAGGTCGCCAGCGTCGGCAAACCCGTCATGTGCGCGGACGTCCGCGTCGTCGACGACGAGGGGCGGCCGCTCGAGAGCGGCGAAATTGGCGAACTCGAACTCGCCGGCCCCCACGCTGCCACGGAGTACTGGGGCGACTCGGGAGCGGGCGAAGAGACGTTCGAGGACGGCTGGGTGTCGACGGGTGATCTTGCTCGCCGCGACGAGGACGGCTTCTACCACATCGAGGGCCGCAAGAAGAACATGTTCGTCAGCGGCGGTGAGAACGTCTACCCACCGGAGGTCGAGGACGAAATCGCGGATCATCCGGCCGTCTCCGAGGCGATCGTGATCGGCGTTCCAGACGACCAGTGGGGCACCGTCGGGAAGGCAGTAGTCGAACTCGCCGACGACGTCTCGTTCACGCTCGAGGACCTCGAGGTCCACCTCGATGGGCGTCTCGCCCGCTTCAAGATCCCGAAGTACCTCGCGTTCGTCGACGAGATGCCGACGAGTGGGCCGTCGAAACTCGACCGGACAGCCATCAAAGAACGGTTCGGCGAACAGTCGGAATAA
- a CDS encoding ABC transporter substrate-binding protein translates to MGYDTTRRETLKGTGALTAVGIASLAGCLDDGGVAGDDPADETLTIGAIQPVSGELEYYGQISLMGFYSGLAYKYDLDPVEGMTTGTYELDPEDGPTFEIIVQDTEFAPDTAQRVAEDLVVDEEIDVLFGASSSDAARQIIPNVVDEAEIPYIVGPAADGDITVSGDHCHELAFRASEHTAMDARAGGRYVAEQGDISTVAIFAAEGAFGEGVANNYQEVLEEHDVEVLEPRFVEQGYSEFEGMFDEAIEQGADGVVGGFTFATLPEFLPTAMNYDEVQAFGGFAELVTTQITGQTVEAVLGEDFTAEDIEEAGLGPFTTRYHWNQYDNPINDEFVDLHVDAYDQVPDLFSAGTFVGASALVQAIEETGSTNGDDIADAMRGMTVTDTPKGENAYTFQEHNNQAASEMTVAWPVPTSEEYEDTWDAAVMPGEPVETYEPEDVMVPTDEATCDLG, encoded by the coding sequence ATGGGATATGATACCACCCGGCGCGAGACGCTGAAAGGAACAGGGGCGCTAACCGCGGTCGGCATCGCTTCGCTGGCTGGCTGTCTCGACGACGGTGGAGTCGCTGGCGACGATCCGGCCGACGAGACGCTGACGATCGGTGCGATCCAGCCAGTGTCGGGGGAGCTCGAGTACTACGGCCAGATCAGCCTGATGGGGTTCTATTCGGGGCTGGCCTACAAGTACGACCTCGATCCGGTCGAGGGAATGACGACGGGGACGTACGAACTCGACCCAGAGGACGGACCGACGTTCGAGATCATCGTCCAGGACACGGAGTTCGCCCCGGACACGGCACAGCGAGTCGCTGAAGACCTCGTCGTCGACGAGGAAATCGACGTGCTGTTCGGCGCGTCGTCTTCCGACGCCGCCCGGCAGATCATCCCGAACGTCGTCGACGAGGCGGAGATCCCGTACATCGTCGGCCCGGCCGCCGACGGCGACATCACCGTCTCCGGCGATCACTGTCACGAACTGGCCTTCCGGGCGAGCGAACACACTGCGATGGACGCCCGCGCGGGCGGCCGGTACGTCGCCGAACAGGGCGACATCTCGACGGTCGCGATCTTTGCTGCGGAGGGAGCGTTCGGAGAGGGCGTCGCGAACAACTACCAGGAGGTACTCGAGGAGCACGACGTCGAAGTGCTCGAGCCGCGGTTCGTCGAACAGGGGTACAGCGAGTTCGAAGGGATGTTCGACGAGGCGATCGAGCAGGGGGCCGACGGCGTCGTCGGCGGCTTCACGTTCGCGACGCTTCCCGAGTTCCTCCCGACGGCGATGAACTACGACGAAGTCCAGGCGTTCGGCGGCTTCGCCGAACTCGTCACGACCCAGATTACGGGCCAGACTGTCGAGGCCGTCCTCGGCGAGGACTTCACGGCCGAAGACATCGAGGAGGCCGGACTCGGACCGTTCACGACGCGATACCACTGGAATCAGTACGACAACCCGATCAACGACGAGTTCGTCGACCTCCACGTCGACGCCTACGACCAGGTACCGGACCTGTTCAGCGCCGGTACCTTCGTCGGCGCATCGGCGCTCGTTCAGGCGATCGAGGAGACGGGATCGACGAACGGCGACGACATCGCCGATGCGATGCGCGGAATGACCGTCACGGACACCCCGAAAGGTGAGAACGCCTACACCTTCCAGGAGCACAACAACCAGGCCGCCTCCGAGATGACCGTCGCCTGGCCCGTCCCGACCAGCGAGGAGTACGAGGACACCTGGGACGCCGCCGTGATGCCCGGCGAACCGGTCGAGACCTACGAACCCGAGGACGTGATGGTGCCGACCGACGAAGCGACCTGCGATCTGGGGTGA
- a CDS encoding RNA-guided pseudouridylation complex pseudouridine synthase subunit Cbf5: MSGLRGPPEDRSPAELLEFGVVNLDKPPGPSSHQVSGWLRDSVADALADGEADATIDRAAHAGTLDPKVTGCLPIMFGDATRLAQVFLEGPKEYVAVLECHGSVPADAESIVAEFEGPIYQKPPRKSAVARRLRVREIYDLDVLEAEDRRLLVRIRCESGTYVRKLCHDLGLALGTGGHMGDLRRTMTSPFDDSTLHSAHEFLDALAFWAEDDDPDLLYEVVEPAERILEGIPSVVIAESAAREVAEGAPVYAPGVLDVGDEVSRGNLVACCTPDGAAVALGEFVGSADAESGVVVDLERVLV, encoded by the coding sequence ATGTCCGGACTTCGTGGCCCACCCGAGGACCGATCGCCTGCCGAACTCCTCGAGTTCGGCGTCGTCAACCTGGACAAACCGCCCGGCCCGTCCTCCCACCAGGTCAGCGGTTGGCTCCGGGACTCGGTCGCCGACGCACTCGCCGACGGTGAAGCGGACGCGACGATCGATCGGGCCGCCCACGCGGGGACGCTCGACCCCAAGGTCACTGGCTGTCTGCCGATCATGTTCGGTGATGCGACGCGACTTGCGCAGGTCTTCCTCGAGGGTCCGAAGGAGTACGTCGCCGTCCTCGAGTGTCACGGCTCGGTGCCGGCCGACGCCGAATCGATCGTCGCGGAGTTCGAAGGACCGATCTACCAGAAGCCGCCCCGCAAGAGCGCGGTCGCGCGTCGGCTACGCGTGCGTGAAATTTACGATCTGGACGTCCTCGAGGCCGAAGACCGCCGACTCCTCGTCCGGATTCGGTGTGAGAGCGGAACCTACGTGCGAAAGCTCTGTCACGACCTCGGGCTGGCGCTCGGAACTGGTGGGCACATGGGTGACCTCCGGCGCACGATGACGTCGCCGTTCGACGATTCGACGCTGCACTCTGCCCACGAGTTCCTCGACGCGCTCGCGTTCTGGGCCGAAGACGACGACCCCGACCTCCTGTACGAGGTTGTCGAACCTGCCGAACGAATCCTCGAGGGGATACCGAGCGTCGTGATCGCCGAAAGCGCAGCACGCGAGGTCGCGGAAGGTGCGCCCGTCTACGCGCCGGGCGTTCTCGATGTCGGCGACGAGGTGTCTCGAGGGAATCTCGTCGCCTGTTGTACGCCCGACGGCGCTGCCGTCGCACTCGGGGAGTTCGTCGGATCGGCCGACGCCGAGTCGGGTGTGGTCGTCGACCTCGAGCGCGTGCTCGTCTAG